The following coding sequences lie in one Streptococcus suis genomic window:
- a CDS encoding DNA-binding response regulator, with protein MHKMLVVDDEYMILEGMKHLLPYHEYNVEIVYTAENAEEALDYFSQHTVDLVLTDVSMPDMTGLEMVRRMKEQSPDTHIIIMSGFQEFEYARKAISLGAMDYLLKPINKQELAKLLQQLPTLKKETDREYTKGFLAGTLTASELLSHSQKTWFAASETPNPMGYCREKNILHQVYYFQLTESRPEGSLYTEEVTPTMTIRQLIDKVERRLFYKQLSEDLTATTTELYKDMEPLLRTGRLSKIVDVLPHLADKLREATPAVYLTKQFFNQMMSDVFYYFNEEDHQRLEDFYVKVEASRDLHQLMEYFCHYLKKFSESSTYSPHVQEVVTIVRERFAEELSLKDMSAHLYLNTVYLGQLIKKETGHTFAELLNHQRIKVAQQLLLNSQLGIEEICFQVGYTNVGYFYKIFKRICGESPKNYRQKIGQLQTE; from the coding sequence ATGCACAAGATGTTAGTAGTTGATGACGAATATATGATTTTGGAAGGGATGAAGCATCTTCTCCCTTATCATGAATACAATGTCGAGATTGTTTATACGGCAGAGAACGCCGAAGAAGCGCTGGATTATTTTTCACAGCATACTGTGGACCTTGTCCTAACCGATGTCAGCATGCCAGATATGACAGGCCTAGAAATGGTTCGACGAATGAAAGAACAATCGCCTGATACCCACATTATCATCATGTCTGGTTTTCAAGAATTCGAATACGCCCGTAAGGCCATCTCCCTCGGGGCAATGGATTATCTCCTTAAGCCTATCAATAAACAAGAACTGGCTAAGCTGCTCCAACAGCTACCAACCTTGAAGAAAGAGACGGATAGGGAATATACCAAGGGCTTCTTGGCAGGAACCCTGACGGCGAGTGAGTTATTAAGTCACTCCCAGAAAACATGGTTTGCCGCTAGTGAGACTCCAAACCCAATGGGCTACTGTCGTGAAAAAAATATTTTACACCAAGTCTACTATTTTCAGTTGACAGAAAGTCGACCAGAGGGTAGTCTATATACAGAAGAAGTTACCCCGACGATGACCATACGGCAGTTGATTGACAAGGTAGAGAGGCGCTTATTTTATAAGCAACTATCAGAAGATCTGACGGCTACTACCACTGAACTCTATAAAGATATGGAACCGCTTCTACGTACAGGAAGATTGTCAAAAATCGTTGATGTTTTACCACATTTGGCTGATAAATTACGAGAAGCCACTCCGGCGGTCTACCTAACAAAACAATTTTTTAATCAGATGATGTCGGATGTGTTTTACTATTTTAATGAAGAAGACCATCAGCGCTTGGAAGATTTCTATGTAAAGGTAGAAGCGAGTCGAGATTTACATCAACTAATGGAGTATTTTTGTCATTATCTGAAAAAATTTTCCGAGAGTTCCACTTACAGTCCACATGTACAGGAAGTCGTTACGATTGTTCGTGAACGCTTTGCAGAGGAACTGTCTTTGAAAGATATGAGTGCTCATCTCTACCTAAATACGGTTTACCTAGGTCAACTTATCAAAAAAGAGACCGGGCATACTTTTGCAGAATTGCTCAATCATCAGCGAATCAAGGTAGCACAACAGCTTCTCTTGAACAGTCAGTTGGGAATCGAAGAAATTTGTTTTCAAGTTGGATATACAAATGTCGGTTACTTCTATAAGATTTTTAAACGCATTTGTGGGGAATCTCCCAAAAATTACCGACAGAAAATCGGTCAATTACAGACAGAATGA
- a CDS encoding sensor histidine kinase, translating into MKKVLIHTLLKSYSLLVIGIVIFFASILSYISWYQYDTNRIRIQQEVADGLKEELDYYQGRVGNYLADYITDRDRLDSLYHYFQLSPSQYQVWLLSHPHLMVKRISLQDSVRTLYLYYPFVEGVDIAPMDANTVFVSTSDLKSGKKVAAENYKAPQHSISMTLFSPSTTEGIATIYVTIDADLLEQYIQRKTDLPMTVRVQDSLDREFYSLRPDVTSPPLSYRMSGDLQIAVGVDQQHAIEKVGSLVGIIFLGSSCLVALLLLVLRRVFKRYEVQVLDIVDTMQQIRGEDRHLRLQTDNKEQEMYLISSEINQMLDAMDQSIQDIYRLQLAQKDANMRALQAQINPHFLYNTLEFFRMYAVSKQMDELGDMIYEFSSLLRSSVTQAKMTTVAEELSFCEKHSYICQIRYPRSIAYAYQMDPGCERVEIPRFVIQPLVENYFVHGVDLKRKDNALSVKALKHGQDMEILIRDNGKGMNAETLEAYKHLLASRELSQENRSQSIGLRNVHERLLLYFGDRYQIELDSKEGEGVTYSILFEGVFPQGNEHDAQDVSS; encoded by the coding sequence ATGAAAAAAGTTTTAATTCATACTCTTTTGAAAAGTTATTCTTTATTAGTGATTGGGATTGTCATTTTCTTTGCCAGTATTCTTTCCTACATCAGCTGGTATCAGTATGACACCAATCGCATCCGCATTCAACAGGAAGTAGCAGATGGTCTAAAAGAGGAGTTGGATTATTATCAAGGACGGGTTGGGAATTATCTAGCAGACTACATTACGGACAGGGATCGTCTAGACAGTCTTTATCACTATTTTCAATTATCTCCTTCTCAGTACCAGGTCTGGTTACTGAGTCACCCACACCTGATGGTCAAACGGATTTCCTTGCAGGATTCTGTTCGCACTCTCTATCTCTATTATCCCTTCGTAGAAGGAGTCGATATTGCTCCGATGGATGCAAATACCGTCTTTGTTTCTACCTCTGACTTAAAGTCTGGTAAAAAGGTCGCGGCCGAAAATTATAAGGCTCCACAACATAGTATTTCGATGACCTTATTTTCTCCATCGACAACAGAAGGTATTGCGACCATCTATGTCACCATCGATGCGGATTTGCTCGAACAATATATTCAACGTAAGACGGATCTCCCCATGACCGTTAGGGTTCAAGATTCTCTGGATCGGGAATTTTATAGTCTGCGACCAGATGTTACCTCGCCTCCGCTCTCCTATCGAATGAGTGGGGATTTGCAAATTGCAGTTGGAGTTGACCAGCAGCATGCTATTGAAAAAGTTGGCAGCCTAGTCGGAATCATTTTTCTAGGAAGTAGTTGCCTCGTTGCTCTTTTACTACTGGTCCTGAGAAGGGTGTTTAAACGATATGAAGTTCAAGTACTGGACATTGTTGATACCATGCAACAGATTCGTGGCGAAGACAGGCATCTTCGTCTACAGACGGACAATAAAGAGCAGGAAATGTATCTCATTTCATCAGAAATCAATCAGATGCTGGATGCTATGGACCAGAGTATTCAAGACATCTATCGCTTGCAGTTAGCTCAGAAAGATGCCAATATGCGAGCCTTACAAGCCCAGATTAACCCCCATTTTCTCTACAATACCTTGGAATTTTTCCGTATGTATGCAGTCAGCAAGCAGATGGATGAGCTAGGGGATATGATTTATGAATTTTCAAGCTTGCTTCGCAGTAGTGTGACACAGGCAAAAATGACAACGGTGGCAGAAGAACTTTCATTTTGCGAAAAACATAGCTACATTTGTCAAATTCGCTATCCCCGTTCCATTGCCTATGCTTATCAAATGGATCCTGGGTGCGAAAGAGTTGAAATTCCTCGTTTTGTAATCCAGCCCCTGGTAGAAAATTATTTTGTCCATGGAGTAGACCTCAAACGAAAAGACAATGCGCTTAGTGTCAAAGCTCTCAAGCATGGACAGGATATGGAAATTCTCATCAGAGATAATGGTAAGGGAATGAACGCAGAAACTCTGGAAGCCTACAAACACCTATTGGCAAGTCGAGAACTGTCGCAAGAAAATCGGTCACAATCAATCGGATTACGAAACGTTCACGAACGGTTACTTCTCTATTTTGGAGACCGTTACCAGATAGAATTAGATTCTAAAGAAGGGGAAGGGGTGACATATTCAATCTTATTTGAAGGTGTCTTCCCCCAAGGAAATGAGCATGATGCACAAGATGTTAGTAGTTGA
- a CDS encoding DUF624 domain-containing protein, whose amino-acid sequence MLGWLDRLFTLLFFLMKLSAIYLVLLLLGGVVLGFSPANGTILYLYDNYRMDASKYNFREAFGYFKEHFIRLNLGLGLVLLLIGLLFSGIWLLIQLPQTWWMPVVLITNACGLFYIFALYALFLKLQVHFEFSLKTGLQLAAVSLFLDWKALVKFLLGSLVCGFLLFKLPLILFFFLPVLWLLFLYDAFDPVYKKVDKDYL is encoded by the coding sequence ATGTTAGGGTGGTTAGACAGGCTTTTTACTCTTCTTTTCTTCCTCATGAAATTGAGTGCCATCTATTTGGTTCTTCTATTGCTAGGAGGCGTAGTGCTGGGCTTTTCACCAGCAAATGGAACTATACTTTACCTCTACGATAACTATCGTATGGATGCATCTAAGTATAATTTTCGAGAGGCGTTTGGCTATTTTAAAGAGCATTTTATTCGGCTTAACCTTGGTCTTGGTCTTGTCCTATTATTGATTGGTCTTTTATTTAGCGGCATTTGGCTCTTGATTCAATTGCCCCAGACCTGGTGGATGCCAGTAGTTCTTATTACAAATGCTTGTGGTCTTTTCTATATTTTTGCACTCTATGCTCTCTTTTTAAAACTTCAAGTACATTTTGAATTTAGTCTAAAAACAGGCTTACAGTTGGCGGCTGTCTCGCTTTTTCTTGATTGGAAAGCCCTGGTCAAATTTTTGTTGGGCAGTCTCGTCTGTGGGTTCTTGCTATTCAAACTTCCCTTGATTTTATTCTTCTTCCTACCGGTCCTATGGCTCTTGTTTCTCTATGATGCCTTTGATCCAGTTTATAAGAAAGTTGACAAGGATTACTTATGA
- a CDS encoding sugar ABC transporter substrate-binding protein — protein MKTWKKFAYSCVTLASAAALAACGSLTGNKTASSSATTEDGLTNILMYQIGDAPKNIDVLLENANKIIEKEAGAHLDIKYISWGDYKDKMAIITSSGEEYDIAFADNYIINAQKGAYADLTELYKKEGKALYDIIDPAYIKGNTIDGKIYAVPVIGNVASQQMLSFNQDLVDKYGFDTSKVDSYDDIEPMLATIKEKEADVTPFAWVKSSKPSTDGLEFPAGNELPFAIDLKGDTTKVVNPFEVDRHMDNLRTIHKYYKAGYIMADAATTDATFSLDVANWFVREETQGPADFGDSLLSTVAGYKITSKPITSAYKTSGSTQVANFVISKTSKNKEKAMEVLTLINTNPELLNGLVFGPEGVNWEKDPSAENRIKLLDGYKGDTRMSAWNTGNSQILYITDKVTDEDVKKAEELLAGAEESPLLGFNFNADAVKTEITSIQNIMSQYAASINTGTVDPDVAVPEMLKKLEAEESYKKVKEEMQKQYDEFLANK, from the coding sequence ATGAAAACATGGAAAAAATTTGCCTACTCCTGCGTGACCCTTGCGTCCGCAGCTGCCCTTGCCGCTTGTGGTAGTCTGACTGGAAATAAGACCGCATCAAGTAGCGCTACAACAGAAGATGGATTGACAAACATCCTCATGTATCAAATCGGAGACGCACCGAAAAACATCGATGTTCTTTTGGAAAATGCCAATAAGATTATCGAAAAAGAAGCAGGCGCCCATCTAGACATCAAGTATATCTCATGGGGTGACTATAAGGATAAAATGGCCATTATTACCTCATCTGGTGAGGAATATGATATTGCCTTTGCAGATAACTATATTATCAATGCGCAAAAAGGAGCTTATGCTGATTTAACAGAACTTTATAAGAAAGAAGGCAAGGCTCTCTATGATATTATTGACCCTGCCTATATCAAAGGAAATACCATCGACGGAAAAATCTACGCAGTCCCTGTCATCGGTAACGTAGCAAGTCAACAGATGCTTTCCTTCAACCAAGACTTAGTTGATAAGTATGGTTTCGATACTTCTAAGGTAGACAGCTACGATGATATTGAACCAATGTTGGCAACCATCAAAGAAAAAGAAGCAGATGTGACACCATTTGCCTGGGTAAAATCTAGCAAACCATCAACAGACGGCTTGGAATTTCCAGCTGGGAATGAGTTACCATTTGCTATTGACTTGAAAGGTGACACTACAAAAGTGGTAAACCCATTTGAAGTGGACCGTCACATGGATAACCTTCGCACCATTCACAAATACTATAAGGCTGGCTACATTATGGCAGATGCAGCGACTACTGACGCAACCTTCTCACTTGATGTAGCAAACTGGTTCGTTCGTGAAGAAACACAAGGACCAGCTGACTTTGGTGATAGCCTCCTTTCAACAGTTGCAGGCTATAAGATTACTTCTAAACCAATCACATCTGCCTATAAGACAAGCGGATCTACCCAAGTAGCAAACTTTGTCATTTCAAAAACATCTAAGAACAAAGAAAAAGCTATGGAAGTATTGACCCTTATCAATACAAATCCAGAATTGCTGAACGGCTTGGTATTTGGTCCAGAGGGAGTCAACTGGGAAAAAGACCCAAGTGCTGAAAATCGTATCAAGTTGTTGGATGGTTACAAAGGCGATACTCGTATGTCAGCTTGGAACACAGGTAACAGCCAAATTCTCTACATCACTGACAAGGTAACTGATGAAGATGTGAAAAAAGCAGAAGAATTGCTGGCAGGTGCAGAAGAGTCTCCACTTCTTGGTTTCAACTTCAATGCTGATGCAGTTAAGACTGAAATTACAAGTATCCAAAATATCATGAGCCAATATGCAGCAAGTATCAATACTGGTACTGTGGATCCTGATGTTGCTGTTCCAGAAATGCTGAAAAAATTGGAAGCAGAAGAATCCTACAAAAAAGTAAAAGAAGAAATGCAAAAACAATACGATGAGTTTTTAGCAAATAAATAA
- a CDS encoding carbohydrate ABC transporter permease: protein MKKKKQITSVSIHSFSKKTDLFFSSLLGIFALSCTLPFIFVIIISMTDETSLAINGYSFWPEQWSLAGYEYLFQLKDQILQALFITFFVTIVGTSLNVFFTVLYAYAISRNSFRYRRFFTLMALFTMLFSAGTIPTYIVMTSFLNLKDTVAALILPMLLSPFNIMVMRSFFRKTISESIIESARIDGASEFRIFFQICLPLTLPGIATIALFTALAFWNDWYNALLYIQSDNLFPLQYLLMKIQANIQYLSENAAAAAAMSSEIAGALPKEATRMAIVVVSTLPIACLYPFFQRYFVKGLTIGGVKE from the coding sequence ATGAAAAAAAAGAAACAAATCACTTCTGTTTCTATTCATTCATTTAGTAAGAAAACAGATCTATTTTTCTCAAGTTTACTAGGGATATTTGCCCTATCTTGTACCCTTCCCTTTATATTTGTTATCATCATTTCTATGACAGATGAGACAAGCTTGGCTATCAACGGCTATTCTTTCTGGCCAGAGCAATGGAGTTTGGCAGGTTATGAATACCTCTTTCAATTGAAAGATCAGATTCTCCAAGCTCTCTTTATCACCTTCTTTGTGACTATTGTAGGGACGAGCTTGAATGTCTTCTTCACCGTTCTTTACGCCTATGCCATTTCGAGAAACAGTTTCAGATACAGACGATTTTTTACCCTGATGGCTCTCTTTACCATGCTGTTTAGTGCAGGGACCATCCCAACCTATATCGTCATGACCTCGTTTTTAAACCTCAAAGATACAGTGGCAGCCTTGATTCTACCCATGCTGCTGTCTCCTTTCAATATCATGGTGATGAGGTCCTTCTTTAGAAAAACTATTTCTGAGTCTATTATCGAATCTGCCAGGATTGACGGGGCAAGTGAATTTCGGATTTTCTTCCAAATCTGCTTACCACTAACCCTACCAGGTATCGCAACCATCGCTCTCTTTACAGCCCTCGCTTTTTGGAATGACTGGTACAACGCTCTCCTCTATATCCAGAGCGATAACCTCTTCCCTCTCCAATACCTGCTGATGAAAATTCAAGCAAACATTCAATATCTCTCTGAAAATGCTGCCGCAGCAGCGGCCATGTCATCAGAAATTGCAGGGGCCCTTCCAAAAGAAGCAACACGGATGGCTATTGTGGTCGTATCGACTCTACCAATTGCCTGTCTCTATCCTTTCTTCCAACGTTACTTTGTCAAAGGTTTGACAATTGGCGGAGTCAAGGAGTAG
- a CDS encoding sugar ABC transporter permease produces MKDLIKNLKQNAIFFLMVLPGVIWLILFFYIPVFGNVIAFKDYRHTGNGFWDSLVQSEWIGLDNFKFLFQSSDAYIITRNTILYNLGFIVLGLIFAVGIAIIFSEMRSKKLVKIYQTTTLFPYFLSWVIISFFVYAFLSPDKGLINNILKGMGMDPINWYSTPTYWPFILLFLGIWKGLGYNSIIYYATIMGIDPTYYEAAIVDGATKWQRIRYVTLPQLMPLMTILTILAVGNIFRADFGLFYQIPKNSGPLFNVTQVLDTYVYRGIAGTGDIGMAIAAGLYQSVVGCILVVVTNLIVRRFDKESALF; encoded by the coding sequence ATGAAAGACCTCATAAAAAATCTAAAACAAAACGCCATTTTTTTCCTAATGGTATTGCCAGGAGTCATCTGGCTCATTCTATTTTTCTACATTCCAGTATTTGGCAATGTGATTGCTTTTAAGGACTATCGCCATACAGGTAATGGTTTTTGGGATAGTTTGGTACAGAGTGAATGGATTGGTTTAGATAATTTCAAATTCCTCTTCCAGTCATCTGATGCCTATATCATCACAAGAAATACCATCCTATATAATCTTGGTTTTATCGTACTCGGACTGATTTTTGCAGTAGGTATTGCCATTATCTTTAGTGAGATGCGGTCGAAGAAGCTGGTAAAGATCTATCAGACCACAACCTTGTTCCCTTATTTCCTTTCTTGGGTCATTATCAGTTTCTTCGTTTACGCATTTTTGAGTCCAGATAAAGGATTGATAAACAATATTCTCAAAGGAATGGGGATGGATCCCATCAACTGGTACAGCACACCGACCTATTGGCCCTTCATCTTGCTTTTCCTAGGAATTTGGAAAGGTTTGGGCTACAACAGTATTATTTATTATGCAACCATTATGGGCATTGACCCAACCTATTATGAGGCTGCTATTGTGGATGGAGCGACCAAATGGCAACGCATCCGCTATGTCACCCTTCCTCAGTTAATGCCTCTGATGACTATTTTAACGATTCTGGCTGTCGGAAATATCTTCCGAGCAGACTTTGGCCTTTTCTATCAAATTCCGAAAAATTCAGGTCCTCTCTTCAATGTGACTCAAGTCCTTGATACTTACGTTTATCGTGGAATTGCAGGAACAGGGGACATCGGTATGGCTATCGCGGCAGGTCTCTATCAGTCTGTTGTCGGCTGTATCTTGGTGGTAGTGACCAACCTGATTGTTCGTCGCTTTGATAAGGAATCAGCCTTATTCTAG
- a CDS encoding beta-N-acetylhexosaminidase codes for MMLQINHSLQQSEGVLDEICSGLGLDCQLELVVDGKESLRIEGSAGSYRIRAPKEHMIYRGLLVLASQLAQGETEIHILERPVYRQLGFMEDCSRNAVLTVEASKTLIRQLALMGYSHFQLYMEDTYELREEPYFGYFRGAYTKEELQAIEEECHRYGMEFIPCIQTLAHLIAYLKWNISSIQAIRDVDNILLIGDERTYALIDKMFEALSHLKTRTINIGMDEAHLVGLGQYLNQHGYQKRSLIMCQHLERVLDIADKYGFHCSMWSDMFFQLLTASKDYTGQLEIDSEIQAYLDRLKDRVTLIYWDYYQTSRESYAQKLASHQQLGEQIAFASGAWKWIGFTPDNDFSMRIAPEAHAACQEYGVQEVTVTAWGDNGGECATFSILPSLHAWAELQYRGNLDCLAEHFYQLHQVSLDDFLQLDLPNKTPSHPGPGHHGFNPSRYILYQDILCPLLQEHIDAEKDSAFYQELAPRLAEIGSRAKGYAYLFDTQAKLCQVLATKAAISVGIRQAYQEGNRQVLAEQVDGLQQLRIDLESFYQALSYQWMVEKKVFGLDTVDIRLGGLDARIRRAIQRLQAYLNNEVPKLDELEVPILPYDDFYQDKGFIATTANQWQIIATASTIYTT; via the coding sequence ATGATGTTACAGATAAACCATTCGTTACAGCAGTCGGAGGGAGTCTTGGATGAGATTTGTTCTGGTCTGGGCTTGGATTGCCAGTTAGAACTTGTGGTCGATGGCAAGGAGAGTTTGCGGATTGAAGGTTCAGCAGGTTCTTACCGTATCCGTGCGCCTAAAGAACACATGATTTATCGAGGCTTGCTTGTTTTGGCTAGTCAGTTGGCTCAGGGGGAAACTGAAATTCATATTTTAGAAAGACCTGTTTACCGTCAACTTGGTTTTATGGAAGATTGTTCTCGAAACGCTGTGCTGACGGTTGAAGCCAGCAAGACCTTGATTAGACAACTGGCTTTGATGGGCTATAGCCATTTCCAGCTTTATATGGAAGACACCTATGAACTGCGTGAGGAGCCCTATTTTGGCTATTTCCGAGGAGCCTATACAAAAGAAGAGTTGCAGGCTATTGAGGAGGAGTGCCACCGTTACGGTATGGAATTTATTCCCTGTATCCAGACCTTGGCACATCTGATTGCCTACCTCAAGTGGAACATTTCGTCTATTCAGGCCATTCGAGATGTGGATAATATTCTCTTGATTGGGGATGAGAGGACCTATGCCTTGATTGATAAGATGTTTGAGGCCTTGTCCCATCTGAAAACACGGACCATTAACATCGGTATGGATGAGGCTCACTTGGTCGGGCTGGGTCAATACCTCAATCAACACGGCTATCAGAAACGAAGTCTGATTATGTGCCAACACTTGGAACGGGTTTTGGATATTGCTGACAAGTATGGCTTCCATTGTAGTATGTGGAGCGATATGTTCTTCCAGTTGTTGACAGCGAGTAAGGATTACACTGGTCAGTTGGAAATTGATTCGGAAATTCAGGCTTATTTGGATCGTCTCAAGGACAGAGTGACCTTGATTTATTGGGATTACTATCAGACCAGTCGTGAGAGTTATGCTCAAAAACTGGCAAGTCATCAGCAGTTGGGAGAGCAGATTGCCTTTGCAAGTGGTGCCTGGAAGTGGATTGGTTTTACTCCTGATAATGATTTCAGTATGCGGATTGCACCAGAAGCACATGCCGCCTGCCAAGAGTATGGTGTCCAAGAAGTGACGGTGACCGCTTGGGGTGATAATGGTGGGGAATGCGCAACCTTCTCGATCTTGCCGAGTCTTCATGCCTGGGCAGAACTCCAGTACCGAGGAAATTTGGACTGTCTGGCTGAGCATTTCTATCAACTACACCAAGTTTCCCTAGATGACTTCCTGCAATTGGATTTGCCAAATAAGACACCTAGCCACCCAGGTCCAGGTCATCACGGTTTCAATCCCAGTCGCTACATCTTGTATCAGGATATTCTCTGCCCCTTGTTGCAGGAGCATATTGATGCCGAAAAAGACAGTGCCTTTTATCAGGAATTAGCGCCTAGATTGGCAGAGATTGGAAGCCGAGCCAAGGGCTATGCCTATCTCTTTGATACTCAGGCTAAGTTGTGTCAGGTTTTAGCGACCAAGGCGGCAATTTCAGTAGGTATTCGTCAGGCCTATCAGGAAGGAAATCGTCAGGTCTTGGCAGAACAAGTTGACGGTTTGCAGCAACTAAGGATAGACCTAGAAAGCTTCTATCAGGCACTCAGCTACCAATGGATGGTAGAGAAGAAGGTGTTTGGTCTGGATACGGTGGACATTCGCCTCGGTGGCTTGGATGCCCGCATTCGCCGTGCAATCCAGCGGTTGCAAGCCTATCTGAACAATGAAGTACCTAAACTAGATGAACTAGAAGTGCCAATTCTCCCTTACGATGACTTCTATCAAGACAAGGGATTTATTGCGACAACTGCCAACCAATGGCAGATTATTGCGACGGCTTCAACCATCTATACAACCTAG
- a CDS encoding ROK family protein — protein MVVACFDIGGTGIKAALIGSDKQINHRQEWSTPASLEELLGLMNSVIQPVEDLEAISLSIPGAVDLETGVIQGLSAVPYIHGVSWYELLSQYGCPVYLENDANCVGLSELAVDDQLSTFACVVCGTGIGGALIVDRKLIRGKQGFGGEFGYMLIATGKGPLKNWSQLASTGSLVRQVASQYEEAVEDWNGKRIFELAEQGDEVCQLAIEEMTRNLAYGILNISYFLEPEVLVMGGSISQNPVFIQAIQEQLEAIQKEYPEEFPYLPAIRACHYQQDANLMGAYMKTLQ, from the coding sequence ATGGTAGTAGCCTGTTTTGACATTGGAGGTACGGGTATAAAAGCGGCCCTGATTGGTTCAGATAAGCAGATCAACCATCGACAGGAATGGTCAACACCGGCCAGTTTAGAGGAATTGTTAGGGCTTATGAATAGTGTTATTCAGCCTGTAGAGGACTTGGAGGCTATTTCTTTAAGTATCCCTGGAGCGGTAGACCTTGAAACAGGTGTCATCCAGGGGCTGAGTGCCGTTCCTTATATCCATGGTGTATCTTGGTATGAGTTATTAAGTCAGTATGGCTGTCCTGTGTATTTGGAAAATGATGCCAATTGTGTAGGGCTGAGTGAATTGGCTGTTGATGACCAGTTATCGACTTTTGCCTGTGTCGTCTGTGGTACGGGTATCGGTGGTGCCTTGATTGTGGATAGAAAACTCATCCGAGGGAAACAAGGTTTCGGTGGCGAATTTGGCTACATGCTGATTGCTACTGGAAAGGGACCTCTCAAAAACTGGTCCCAACTGGCTTCGACAGGGAGTTTGGTCAGACAGGTTGCTAGTCAGTATGAGGAAGCTGTGGAAGATTGGAATGGCAAGCGGATTTTTGAACTAGCAGAACAGGGAGATGAGGTATGTCAATTAGCCATTGAAGAAATGACACGCAATCTGGCCTATGGCATTTTAAATATCTCCTATTTCCTTGAGCCAGAAGTGCTGGTTATGGGTGGTTCTATTAGTCAAAATCCAGTCTTTATTCAAGCCATTCAGGAGCAACTAGAGGCTATTCAAAAGGAATATCCAGAAGAATTTCCTTATCTACCTGCCATTCGTGCCTGTCACTATCAGCAGGATGCCAATCTCATGGGTGCTTATATGAAAACCCTACAATAA